One region of Jatrophihabitans cynanchi genomic DNA includes:
- a CDS encoding deoxyguanosinetriphosphate triphosphohydrolase — protein MSGFGYDDAARERRVAEPAKRAGAEVAAVGRTEFARDRARVLHSYAFRRLADKTQVVVPGEDDFPRTRLTHSLEVAQIAREIGAALGCDPDLVDAAGLAHDIGHPPFGHNGEDALDALAAPCGGFEGNAQTLRVLTRLEAKVLDGAGEPAGLNLTRAALDAACKYPWPRREGDRKFGAYQADEAAFAWLRVDAPGERRCLEAQVMDWADDVAYSVHDVEDGVHAGLIELSAIDAAARAELCHVAARHYSQRPAEELAPVLDELLDLPTLRDLAGYDGSYQAQAAAKRATSELTGRFAGAAVVATRAACGDGPLGRYAGNLVVPAAVAAECALLKAMAAHFVMSRPAAVARHSWQRAIVTELVGAVLDGAPGTLDPSLVPAWRRAPDDAGRLRVAVDQVAQLTDTSAVAWHARLVRPR, from the coding sequence TTGAGCGGGTTCGGGTACGACGATGCGGCGCGCGAGCGGCGGGTCGCCGAACCGGCCAAACGGGCCGGCGCCGAGGTGGCCGCGGTCGGGCGGACCGAGTTCGCCCGCGACCGGGCCCGGGTGCTGCACTCCTACGCCTTCCGCCGGCTCGCCGACAAGACCCAGGTCGTCGTGCCCGGCGAGGACGACTTCCCGCGCACCCGGCTGACCCACTCGCTGGAGGTGGCGCAGATCGCACGCGAGATCGGCGCCGCGCTCGGCTGCGATCCGGACCTCGTCGACGCCGCCGGGCTCGCGCACGACATCGGCCACCCGCCGTTCGGGCACAACGGCGAGGACGCGCTGGATGCGCTCGCCGCACCGTGCGGTGGCTTCGAGGGCAACGCGCAGACGCTGCGGGTGCTGACCCGGCTCGAAGCCAAGGTGCTCGACGGTGCGGGCGAGCCGGCCGGGCTGAACCTGACCCGGGCGGCGCTGGACGCCGCGTGCAAGTACCCGTGGCCGCGCCGCGAGGGGGACCGCAAGTTCGGGGCCTATCAGGCCGACGAGGCCGCGTTCGCCTGGCTGCGCGTCGACGCGCCGGGGGAGCGGCGCTGCCTGGAGGCGCAGGTGATGGACTGGGCCGACGACGTGGCGTACTCGGTGCACGACGTCGAGGACGGCGTGCACGCCGGGCTGATCGAGCTGTCCGCGATCGACGCGGCCGCCCGCGCCGAGCTGTGCCACGTGGCCGCGCGGCACTACTCCCAGCGCCCGGCCGAGGAGCTCGCGCCCGTGCTGGACGAGCTGCTGGACCTGCCCACGCTGCGTGACCTGGCCGGCTACGACGGCTCGTACCAGGCGCAGGCCGCGGCCAAGCGGGCGACGTCCGAGCTGACCGGGCGCTTCGCCGGCGCTGCCGTGGTCGCGACCCGGGCCGCGTGCGGCGACGGGCCACTGGGCCGCTATGCGGGCAACCTGGTGGTGCCGGCGGCGGTCGCGGCCGAGTGCGCGCTGCTCAAGGCGATGGCGGCCCACTTCGTGATGAGCCGGCCGGCCGCGGTCGCCCGCCACTCGTGGCAGCGCGCGATCGTCACCGAGCTGGTCGGCGCCGTGCTCGACGGGGCGCCTGGCACGCTGGACCCCAGCCTGGTGCCGGCGTGGCGGCGCGCCCCGGACGACGCGGGGCGGCTGCGTGTCGCCGTCGACCAGGTGGCGCAGCTGACGGACACCTCCGCAGTCGCCTGGCACGCGCGCCTCGTCCGGCCGCGTTGA
- a CDS encoding YbjN domain-containing protein, whose protein sequence is MIWRRPRPDVRDLLSSRRREPDGGTAVLPSIALVEQLLDEFGLKHSIDDDGDLVVRWERCSVYFFLYGERHEVLQARMYMNRRFTVEARAGLALILDEWNRTKLFPKAYTVLPDDGMVGVCAEHCYDFESGVTRGQLKYTVGMWIDTLLRFADWADEQT, encoded by the coding sequence GTGATCTGGCGCCGCCCCCGTCCTGACGTCCGGGACCTGCTCTCCTCGCGGCGCCGCGAACCGGACGGCGGCACGGCCGTACTTCCCTCGATCGCGCTCGTCGAACAGTTGCTGGACGAGTTCGGGCTCAAGCACTCCATCGACGACGACGGCGATCTCGTGGTGCGCTGGGAACGGTGCAGCGTCTACTTCTTCCTGTACGGCGAGCGGCACGAGGTGCTGCAGGCGCGGATGTACATGAACCGCCGGTTCACCGTCGAGGCGCGTGCCGGGCTGGCGCTGATCCTGGACGAGTGGAACCGCACCAAGCTGTTCCCGAAGGCCTACACGGTGCTGCCCGACGACGGCATGGTCGGCGTGTGCGCCGAGCACTGCTACGACTTCGAATCCGGTGTCACCCGCGGGCAGCTGAAGTACACCGTCGGCATGTGGATCGACACCCTGCTGCGGTTCGCCGACTGGGCCGACGAACAGACTTGA
- a CDS encoding MarR family winged helix-turn-helix transcriptional regulator yields the protein MTTAAEPTSDPERAVGELRALLLAGQRFRQAVADHFGLSLSETVVLGHLADAGGQLMPSELTERMLVGSGTLTAIIDRLAHAGHVQRRPHTRDRRRVHVALTSAGRRIVRYTQRHLEQAEAAAQQVPSPPLRALATALHTETDRMLHRRSPESATFPGS from the coding sequence ATGACCACTGCAGCCGAACCGACATCCGATCCCGAACGCGCCGTCGGCGAGTTGCGCGCCCTTCTGCTGGCCGGACAACGATTCCGTCAGGCCGTAGCAGATCATTTCGGGCTCAGTCTCAGCGAGACCGTCGTGCTGGGGCACCTCGCCGACGCCGGCGGCCAGCTGATGCCGAGCGAGCTGACCGAGCGCATGCTCGTCGGCTCCGGCACCCTCACCGCGATCATCGACCGCCTGGCCCATGCCGGCCACGTACAGCGTCGCCCGCACACGCGCGACCGGCGCCGGGTACACGTCGCACTTACCTCCGCCGGGCGTCGGATCGTTCGCTACACCCAACGACATCTCGAACAGGCCGAAGCAGCCGCGCAACAGGTGCCGTCGCCGCCGCTTCGCGCTCTCGCCACGGCGCTGCACACCGAGACCGATCGCATGCTGCATCGCCGGTCGCCCGAGTCCGCCACGTTCCCCGGGTCATGA
- the dnaG gene encoding DNA primase gives MAGRIRDEDIALVREKTPIEDVIGEYVQLRNAGGGNLKGLCPFHDEKSPSFNVTPSRALYHCFGCGAGGDVFRFVQNVEHLDFTEAVERLAARAHIQLRYAEGSSAPNRQHGQRSRLIAANAAAAAFYTEQLRTPEAVTAREFLAGRGFDEAVAVRFGCGYAPSGWDALTKHLLAKGFTPAELTTAGLSRESTGRSGLIDRFHRRLLWPIRDVGGDVVGFGARRLFDDDKIEAKYLNTPETPIYKKSELLYGVEAAKKDIARQHRAVIVEGYTDVMACHLAGVTTAVATCGTAFAEEHVKLIRRLLMDSDAFTGEVIFTFDGDAAGMKAAERAFADDQKFMSQTFVAIEPNGMDPCDLRMSSGDTAVRDLVARRIPLVEFVLRATVGRHDLETAEGRVAALDKGIPIVARIKDRALRDEYARRLAGLIGLSDPMQVVQRVRGQERATERRGQPAPARPQQGAETRLDESVVRVEREVLKIALQLPAIAGPQFDALAEEAFLHPAHRALRSAIAAAGGASSAVSGAAWANLVEQHMTDESLRRGVHALAVEPLRTGADGQDRYADSVIARLYEIVASRQVAALKSRLQRLNPLENAEEHARLFGELISLESHRRVLRERAIGGQ, from the coding sequence GTGGCAGGGCGGATCAGGGACGAGGACATCGCCCTCGTCCGCGAAAAGACCCCCATCGAGGACGTCATCGGCGAGTACGTCCAGCTGCGCAACGCCGGCGGAGGCAACCTCAAGGGGCTGTGCCCGTTCCACGACGAGAAGTCGCCGTCGTTCAACGTCACCCCGTCGCGAGCGCTGTACCACTGCTTCGGCTGCGGCGCGGGCGGGGACGTGTTCCGGTTCGTCCAGAACGTCGAGCACCTGGACTTCACCGAGGCCGTCGAGCGGCTGGCGGCGCGCGCCCACATCCAGCTGCGCTACGCCGAGGGCAGCTCGGCCCCGAACCGGCAGCACGGCCAGCGCAGCAGGCTGATCGCGGCCAACGCGGCGGCGGCCGCGTTCTACACCGAGCAGCTGCGCACGCCGGAAGCGGTGACCGCGCGCGAGTTCCTCGCCGGGCGCGGGTTCGACGAGGCGGTGGCCGTGCGGTTCGGGTGCGGCTACGCGCCGTCCGGCTGGGACGCGCTCACCAAGCACCTGTTGGCAAAGGGGTTCACGCCGGCCGAGCTGACCACGGCCGGGCTGTCCCGCGAGTCGACCGGGCGCAGCGGCCTCATCGACCGGTTCCACCGCCGCCTGCTGTGGCCGATCCGCGATGTCGGCGGCGATGTCGTCGGCTTCGGTGCGCGGCGCCTGTTCGACGACGACAAGATCGAGGCCAAGTACCTGAACACCCCCGAGACGCCGATCTACAAGAAGAGCGAACTGCTCTACGGCGTCGAGGCGGCCAAGAAGGACATCGCCCGCCAGCACCGCGCCGTCATCGTCGAGGGCTACACCGACGTGATGGCCTGTCACCTGGCCGGTGTCACCACGGCCGTCGCGACCTGCGGCACCGCCTTCGCCGAGGAGCACGTCAAGCTCATCCGCCGGCTGCTGATGGACTCCGACGCGTTCACCGGCGAGGTGATCTTCACCTTCGACGGCGACGCGGCCGGGATGAAGGCGGCCGAGCGCGCCTTCGCCGACGACCAGAAGTTCATGTCGCAGACGTTCGTGGCGATCGAACCGAACGGGATGGACCCGTGCGACCTGCGGATGTCCTCGGGCGACACCGCGGTGCGCGACCTGGTCGCCCGGCGCATCCCGCTCGTCGAGTTCGTGCTGCGCGCGACGGTCGGCCGGCACGACCTGGAGACCGCGGAGGGCCGGGTCGCCGCGCTGGACAAGGGCATTCCGATCGTCGCGCGGATCAAGGACCGTGCCCTGCGCGACGAGTACGCGCGGCGGCTGGCCGGCCTGATCGGGCTCAGCGACCCGATGCAGGTCGTGCAGCGGGTGCGCGGCCAGGAGCGGGCCACCGAGCGGCGCGGCCAGCCTGCCCCGGCCCGTCCCCAGCAGGGCGCCGAGACCAGGCTGGACGAGTCGGTGGTACGCGTCGAGCGCGAGGTACTCAAGATCGCCCTGCAGCTACCTGCGATCGCCGGGCCACAGTTCGACGCGCTCGCCGAGGAGGCGTTCCTGCACCCGGCGCACCGCGCGCTGCGGTCCGCGATCGCGGCCGCGGGTGGAGCGTCGTCGGCGGTGTCCGGGGCCGCCTGGGCGAACCTGGTCGAGCAGCACATGACCGACGAGTCGCTGCGCCGCGGCGTGCATGCGCTCGCCGTCGAGCCGCTGCGCACCGGTGCCGACGGCCAGGACCGGTACGCCGACTCGGTGATCGCCCGGCTGTACGAGATCGTCGCGTCCCGTCAGGTCGCAGCGTTGAAGTCGCGGCTGCAGCGGCTCAACCCGCTCGAGAACGCCGAGGAGCACGCTCGCCTGTTCGGTGAACTGATCAGCCTGGAGAGCCACCGCCGGGTGCTGCGCGAGCGGGCGATCGGCGGTCAGTGA
- a CDS encoding aminotransferase class III-fold pyridoxal phosphate-dependent enzyme — MSGNTVQDLLRRRASHLSRSLSVLYDDDPIHVVRASGQYLFGADGRQYLDCMNNVPHVGHSHPRVTEAVCRQMKLVNTNTRFLYEPLVEYAERLTALLPDPLSVCFFVNSGSEANELALRMVRTHTRRRGIVVQDGAYHGNTSGLIDISPYKFNGRGGAGKPDFVEVAATPDPFRGIHRGADAGARYAADAVAAIDRAGVSEFGAAAFIAEPLMGTAGQIIPPDGYLAAVYRGARAVGALTVADEVQIGFGRVGTHMWAFQTQQVIPDIVTLGKPIGNSYPLGAVVTTPEIADSFANGMEYFNTFGGSPVACAAGLAVLDVIEDEQLQAHALRVGAHLKASLAELMARHPSIGDVRGLGLFIGVELVDDPERRSPETDLAERMVLALRREGILISSDGPDHNVIKIKPPLPFSIADADRLAVAVDRFLREAAS, encoded by the coding sequence ATGAGTGGCAACACTGTCCAAGACCTGCTCAGGCGACGGGCGAGCCACCTCTCGCGCAGCCTGTCGGTTCTCTATGACGACGACCCGATCCACGTCGTACGAGCCAGTGGGCAGTACCTGTTCGGCGCTGACGGGCGCCAGTACCTCGACTGTATGAACAACGTGCCGCACGTCGGGCACAGCCATCCACGAGTGACCGAGGCCGTGTGCCGGCAGATGAAGTTGGTCAACACGAACACCCGATTCCTTTACGAGCCACTCGTGGAGTACGCCGAACGGTTGACCGCCCTCCTGCCGGATCCGCTCAGCGTCTGCTTCTTCGTGAACTCAGGCAGTGAGGCGAACGAACTGGCGCTGCGCATGGTCCGCACACACACACGGCGAAGGGGCATCGTCGTGCAGGATGGTGCCTATCACGGCAACACGTCGGGTTTGATCGACATCAGCCCGTACAAGTTCAACGGCCGCGGCGGCGCCGGCAAGCCTGATTTCGTCGAGGTGGCTGCCACGCCCGATCCCTTCCGTGGGATACATCGCGGGGCGGATGCTGGTGCGCGATACGCCGCCGACGCGGTCGCCGCAATCGACCGGGCCGGCGTCTCAGAGTTCGGTGCCGCTGCGTTCATCGCCGAACCGCTGATGGGCACGGCCGGCCAGATCATTCCACCGGATGGCTACCTCGCCGCGGTCTACCGCGGCGCGCGTGCGGTTGGCGCGCTCACCGTTGCAGACGAGGTCCAGATCGGGTTCGGGCGCGTGGGCACCCACATGTGGGCCTTCCAAACGCAGCAGGTGATCCCCGACATCGTCACCCTCGGCAAACCTATCGGCAACAGTTACCCGCTCGGCGCGGTCGTCACGACGCCAGAGATCGCTGACTCCTTCGCGAACGGGATGGAGTACTTCAACACGTTCGGCGGGAGCCCGGTCGCGTGTGCCGCCGGCCTCGCGGTATTGGACGTCATCGAAGATGAGCAGCTGCAGGCGCACGCCCTTCGCGTCGGTGCGCATCTCAAGGCGTCACTCGCAGAGCTCATGGCGCGCCACCCATCGATCGGAGACGTGCGCGGACTTGGGCTGTTCATCGGGGTCGAGCTGGTCGACGACCCGGAGCGCCGCTCACCGGAAACCGACCTGGCCGAGCGGATGGTGCTCGCGCTCAGGCGAGAGGGAATCCTGATCTCCTCGGACGGGCCCGACCACAACGTCATCAAGATCAAGCCCCCCTTGCCGTTCTCGATCGCGGACGCTGATCGGCTCGCTGTGGCCGTTGACCGGTTCCTTCGCGAGGCAGCCTCATGA